Proteins from a single region of Juglans microcarpa x Juglans regia isolate MS1-56 chromosome 5S, Jm3101_v1.0, whole genome shotgun sequence:
- the LOC121268242 gene encoding U4/U6.U5 tri-snRNP-associated protein 2-like, with product MKPKRENDNLVDHEEGFDSESKRRKVVEESSPSPPPIPIVNPLAGLANYDDDDEEDENQWRRAEESSDRRVEQNGNGGDQQEDEDDEDEHEQGYSQGKRSREVERRRDCPYLDTVNRQVLDFDFEKFCSVSLSNLNVYACLVCGKYYQGRGKKSHAYTHSLEAGHHVYINLRTEQVYCLPDGYEIDDPSLDDIRHVLSPRFTKEIVEQLDKNKQWSRALDGSDYLPGMVGLNNIKETDFVNVIIQSLMRVTPLRNFFLIPENYKHSKSLLVHRFGELTRKIWHSRNFKGQVSPHEFLQAVMKASKKRFRIGAQSDPVEFMSWLLNTLHSDLKTKKNRSIIYDCFQGELEVVKEIHNKALTEKKEYGNDQNAVSKHTGGGTELEAAVTETSRMPFLMLGLDLPPPPLFQDVMEKNIIPQVPLFNILKKFDGETVTEVVRPRIARMRYRVTRLPQYVILHMRRFTKNNFFVEKNPTLVNFPVKNLELKDYIPLPTPKENEKLRSKYDLIANIVHDGKPDEGFYRVFVQRKSEELWYEMQDLHVSETLPQMVALSETYMQIYEQQH from the exons ATGAAGCCgaagagagaaaatgataatttggTGGATCATGAGGAAGGGTTCGATTCAGAATCGAAGAGGCGGAAAGTGGTAGAGGAGTCATCTCCGTCCCCGCCTCCTATTCCCATTGTGAATCCTCTTGCTGGACTAGCAAATTatgacgatgatgatgaggaggatgaAAATCAGTGGCGAAGGGCTGAGGAAAGTAGTGATCGAAGGGTTGAGCAAAATGGAAATGGAGGTGATCAACAGGAGGACGAGGACGACGAGGATGAACATGAGCAAGGATACAGTCAAGGAAAGCGAAGCCGTGAGGTTGAGCGCCGTAGGGACTGTCCATATCTTGACACTGTTAATCGTCAG gttttggattttgattttgaaaagttCTGCTCTGTTTCCCTGTCAAATTTGAATGTGTATGCATGTTTGGTCTGTGGAAAGTACTATCAAGGAAGAGGGAAAAAGTCTCATGCATACACTCACAGCCTTGAAGCAGGCCATCATGTTTATATCAATCTTCGAACTGAGCAGGTTTATTGCCTTCCCGATGGATATGAAATTGACGACCCCTCATTGGATGACATTCGGCATGTCTTGAGTCCAAG GTTTACTAAAGAAATAGTTGAACAACTTGACAAGAACAAACAATGGTCTAGGGCACTTGATGGCTCTGATTACCTCCCAGGAATG GTGGGTCTTAACAACATTAAGGAGACAGATTTTGTGAATGTCATAATACAATCTTTGATGAGAGTTACTCCTTTAcggaatttttttcttatcccCGAAAATTATAAGCACAGTAAATCTCTACTTGTTCATCGATTTGGAGAACTCACACGAAAGATTTGGCACTCACGAAACTTTAAAGGACAG gTGAGCCCACATGAGTTTCTGCAGGCAGTTATGAAAGCAAGTAAAAAACGGTTTCGGATAGGTGCGCAGTCAGACCCAGTCGAATTCATGTCATGGCTTCTTAACACGCTTCATTCCGATCTTAAAACGAAGAAAAATAGAAGCATTATCTATGATTGCTTTCAG GGTGAATTGGAGGTTGTCAAAGAGATTCATAACAAAGCTCTTACCGAGAAGAAAGAATACGGTAATGATCAGAATGCTGTTTCCAAACACACAGGTGGCGGAACTGAACTTGAAGCAGCTGTGACTGAAACTTCCAGAATGCCATTTTTAATGCTTGGACTAGATTTGCCCCCACCTCCTCTTTTCCAAGATGTCATGGAGAAAAACATAATACCCCAG GTTCCGCTCTTCAACATCCTGAAGAAGTTTGATGGTGAAACAGTCACTGAGGTTGTCCGTCCTCGGATAGCAAGGATGAGATATCGTGTCACCAGATTACCCCAGTATGTAATTCTCCACATGCGTCGATTTACAAAGAACAACTTTTTTGTGGAAAAGAACCCTACATTAG TCAACTTTCCTGTGAAGAATCTGGAGTTGAAGGATTACATTCCCTTGCCAACACCTAAAGAGAATGAGAAACTACGTTCAAAGTATGATTTGATTGCCAATATTGTTCATGATGGTAAACCGGATGAAGGGTTCTACAGGGTATTTGTGCAGCGGAAGTCAGAAGAACTATG GTATGAGATGCAGGATCTGCATGTTTCAGAAACACTTCCTCAAATGGTTGCACTCTCTGAGACGTATATGCAGATTTATGAGCAGCAGCACTAA